Genomic window (Leptotrichia sp. oral taxon 212):
AAAGCAAAGATGACATATTCCTGACAAATATGGATGATTTAGTTGTATTAGATGAAAAACATGAAACAGACAGTAGTGACGGAAAGATTGCAATTGTCAAAGCAGACATTAATAATCTTGGAAAAATTATGAAGGAAATAAGCAATTACGAAGAATACTTACAATTAAGCAGATTACTGGCTGATAAAATATCTTTAAATAATTTTAAAGAAAAAGTTGCCAATAATGAAATACTAAAAAACAAAATAGTTCCCTTTTATATTGCAGGAGATGATATTTTTTATGCAATACGTATTGACGCCATGTTTGATTCCATTAGAATTTTGCATGAGATGATTGAAGAGATTAATCAAATAATAAAGGAAAAACAAAATGGAGAAAATATAGTAGAATTATCTGTTGCTGTAGGAGTAGTTTTTGTTAATAATCATCAGCCAATTCGTTATTATAGACAATTAGTAGAAAAAGAATTATCTGAAGCTAAGAAAAAGATGAAAACGGAAAAAGCATTCAATTCGGTCGTAGGTATATGTATAGCAAACAATTTATTTTATATTTATAAAGAAAATTTAGGATTTGGGGAAAATGATGGATTTTATCGTTTTTATAAGGAAATTAGGGATTTGCAAAAAATGATGAATGAAGGAGTATTTACAAGAACAGCTTTACATAATTTTTTAATTTATCTGGAAACAGAAAAAGACGAAAAGAAACAGATGCTTTATGCACTTTATTTTTTAAAGCCAAATTTCCGGACAGGAGAAATAAGTAATATAAAAGAAAATGCAGAGCTCTATTTTAAATATTATTGGTTATCACATTTATTGGAAAAGAAGAAAGAGAAACAAGATCAAAATGAAAGGTATTTTGCACCAGAAAAAATCAATGAAATTTTAATTCCAAAGTTAAAACTGACATTACTATTTTTAAAGGAACAGTATTCTGTTCCAGCAGAAGAATGGAATTATCAATATATTATTTCTTCAAAAAAAATTTCTAAAAAAGATCAGGAAAAAAGAATACGTTCCATCATGTTTCATAAACCAATAAATTATATTTTAAAAATTGCAGAGGAAGACAGTATTGAGGAGATATTTTTTAAAAAAGAGAATGGAAAAAATAAAGAGAATGGCAAAAATAAAGAGAATGATAAAAATATAGTATTATATAAAAGTGCCGGGTTTGATTCATCGATATTTTTTCGAGCAAAAAGATTGATGGAAATGAAAAAAAGTAAACAGGTAATAACTATATTCAGTAAGTATAATTCAAGTAAAAATTCAGAAATTCAAGAAACAAATGTTCATCGTTTGTCATTTAATGAAGCAAAGTTCATAGAAAAATTTAATAAAATTTCAGGGACAGAATGGCTAGATCATCTGATTTTACTTCATCAATATAATCAGCAAAGAATTATTTTTAAGACTGTAGAAAAAATAAAAAAATCTAAAACCAAGGAAAACAATCAAAAAGATTAGAAAAAGAAACATTAAACTATAACAAAAAATATTTAAAAGTCAGGAGAATAAAAATGTTTGAAATAGAGATAAAATTGAAAACAAAATCCAGTTGTTTAATTGGGAATCAGACAGAAAGTTTTTCTGTTGGAGGAGTTGATCAGGCGACAACAATAGATGAGAATGGAAAACCGGTTATACATGGATCATCATTTAAGGGGGCTTTACGTAACATAGTTAGGGAAAAGGAAAAAGAAGAAGGAAAAATGATTGAAACCAAAAAATATGTAAAATTACTTATAGAGGAAACTTTGAAAAAATATGAAAACATTTCAAAAACAGAAAAAATAGATAAAATCCTTTCAAACTTAGAAGAAAAAGCTAAAAATTCAAAAGCAGAATATATTTTTGGAATGGAAGGACTTAATGGAATGCCTAGATTATTCTGCTCAGATTTTAGAGTTTTAGAAGGTAAAGATGAACAGGAAAATGATTATTTTTTGATAGAAACTAAAAATAATCTGGAAGAAAAAGATGGTAAAATATTTAGTAACCCAAGAACTTATCGTGTAGTAAAACCTGAAATTATGTTTAAGGGAGTTATTCGGTTCCAAAATCCGTTTTTTAGAGGAAGTAAGGAAGAACTGGAAGAACTGGCTAAAATAAAAGAAGAACTAAAAGAAGCTATAATGGAGTTTAACAGTGGATTTTATGGAATTGGAAATTCCAAGTCCAGAGGATATGGTCAAATAGAAGTAGAAATTGTGAAATAAGGAGGAAAGTGATGATCACATATGAAGTAAAACTCAAAAAAATAGGTGAAATGACTACTTTGCCTGATTCTCAAAGACTTTTTGGTTTTCTGATGAACTTCTCTAAAAAATATTGCACAGAAGATGAAATCAGTTCTTTTGTAAAAGGAGTAAGGGAACAGAAGCAAAAATGCATGATTTCAAATATAGTGCCCAGCGGATATTATCCAACTCCAAAAGAATATATTATGCAGAAACTTCAGAAAAGGCTGGAGAAAAATCAGAAAGAAATTCAAAGGTTGGAAAAAGAACAAATAAATTCAAAAAAAGAAAGTGAAAAGATTATTCAAGAGTTAATAGAAAAAAAGAATCAAGAAAATGAAGACAAAACAAATAAGAAAAAAGGAAAAAAATTAAATAAAACAGATGAAAAAGAAAAATTAGAAAAAGAAAAAAATGAATTTAACAAAATAGCTATTTCTATAGATGATTTGTCTGCAAAACATATCCATGAAACTCTTAAAAGTATGGATTTTGTTGCTCAAAATCAATTTAAAGAACTTTTGGATATTGGGAAAAAAAAGGAAATAATTAAAGTAAAAGAACTAAAAGAATTTAAATATATAAAGAAAACAAAAACCTTTATACAAAAATTTCGTTTAGAAAGCCAGATGAAAGAATTGCCTGGAATGCCTAATGTCGCATATTCTTTACCAATTCTGTCTTTTAAAAATAAATCCGAAGAGATTCAAAAAGAGTTCAGTTTTTTTGTGAGAGTAGAAAAGAAAAGCTGTATTTCAAAGGCTTTAAAAGAACTGAAAAGAAGTTTTGATGGTCATGAAATACCCTGTTTCTTAGGTGGAAAAGCAAGTGCAGGTTATAATGAGTACGGGATTTATGATATTGAAGAGTTAGAAGAAAGTAAAAATGAAAAACAGGAAGTTGTCAATGTGAGTTATTTAAACTTAGGGGTACTATTACCGAATTTTGATAATATTCAGGTAGAAGATTCAGTATTGGAAATACATACTTCTGACAGAAAGCCTTTTGAAATAGAAAATGAAGTTTCTAAAGTAATAAGTTTTATAACTGCCGGAAGTATTATTACCGTGAAAAATGATACCGTAGATCCCTATCAAATAGGGAAAAGTATTGATAATAGTAAATACAATCCTTTATATAATAAAAATACAATTATTTTTGGTAATTCTTATCTTGTAAAATTGGAGGCACATAATGAAACTTAAATTTAAAACTATTTCTTCGGTAATTTTATCCCCAAGAATGGAGAAAGCACTATACAAAGGTGTTGACTTTAAAGAAATTATAATGAAAGATACAAAAATAGAGAAAGTAGAAAATATTAATATTGTATATCCTTTTTATAGTTATGATGACAGAGATTTATTATCTGAGAGTAATTTTTTATATGCAAATGGATATTATATTCCTGCTTCTTCGTTAAAAGGAGCATTATTAGGGAGTAAAAAAGATGAAAAAGAAAATAGTTTTAGAAGTAAAATCTTATTTCATGATGTTAAAATCAGAGATATCAAATTGAAAAATTTATATAAATTTCAATATCTGTATGAGAAAAAAGATAATCATGAAAAAAATAAAACAGAAACAGCGCAGACAAGCACAGCAACATATGACAAGAAAAAAGATAATAATGAAACAAATAAAATTCCAAAATATACTGTTTTTTTTCCAGGTGTAGCAATAGAAATGCTGGAAAGCAAAAAGGAATTTGAAAGTGAAATTTTAATGAAATCATCAGAGATTAAAAAAGATTTTTGTGACAAACTAAAAGAGAATTTTGGTATTACCAAAATAAAATTGAAGAACTATATAGCTGAAATTAATAAAGTAGAAAATCAAGAGAAAAATCAAGAAGAATATATGAAAAAATTGAATAAAATTAAATGTAATATTCAAAAACAGCTGAGTAGTAATAAAAATATGATTTTTTTAGGTGGATATAAAGGAATTTTAGGCAGTTTATCACAATTTAGTTCACCTCAACAGGATGAAAATCATAAAATTACAAATGGTTTTTATATTGATGAAGAAACCTTATTACCGTATGGATTAGTAGAAGTCTGCCAGTAAAATGAAGTTTAGTTATCTTATTCGATTATATTAAATTTTTATAAAAAGAAGTAATTTTTTTGAAAAAAATTAGGAGTACATAGATTGTATAATATATTGCAAAAAAATCAGCTAAATTATAGAAATAGATAAATTGGAAATTGTAGAGGTTATAGTAATAAAAATATTTGTATCGGAGACAACTTTAACATATTGTAATGTTGGATATTCATTTATATCTTACCTGAATAAAAAGTTAAATTCTATTAATAAAGACTTAAGTAGTATACATTATACAGTTGCTTTAGTTTGAATATCTGGAAAGAGGTGTTAATATGAGACAAAAAGATATAAGAAGAGAATGTGAAGAGTTGTGGGCAAAAAATAAATATTATGTACTGAGCAAATCACAAAAAGCATATCTGGAGATAAGGGAGTACTTGAAGGAAAAAGAACTGGATGTTTTATATCTAAATGAAAAAATACAGGAAGCAAGAGATATGAAGGAGAGTAAAAAAGATTTTAGGAATGCCATTCTTCATATATGGGGATATTTCAAAAAAAAAGCAAGTACAATTGAAAAACAGGCATTATTTAATATATTAAATGAATATATGGAAGGGAAAAATAATCAAGATGTTGTAATTGAATACATTAACACTTTACTAAAAAGATACCCTAATGAATATTTAGAAAAATCAATCTTGTTAACAGGAGAAAAATATGAGACTATGGCATGAAAAAATTATCCACTTATTGCCAAAAAATCAGCTGCTTGGACAACATAGGGAATGTTGTGCTCTGAGGGGCAATGGATGGAAAAAGAAACATAAAACTGTGGACTATGTGTTTTCGTATTCCCCTTATCATCTTTTTATTTACCATGTACTGGTTATGGAAGAGATGGAAAAAAGAGGATATAATGTTTCTGAGGAATGGAAGGATAAAAATTATAGAGGAAAGAATGCGGTAAAGTACGATAATCTTAAAGAGGAAATTATAGACAGCCCAATTTACAAAGAGCATAATATTGAATATCTGGCTGATTGCATAGAAAATTTAAGAAATAAAGGTATACAGCTAAAAGTATAGAATTTATAGGAGACGATGAGTATTGAAATATTATAAAAAAATAACACATAGAAATAATATGTTTTTTTAATTTTCAAGTATACTGGACTTTGTCTTTGAAAATGGAGGAAATACAGAAATCTTTTTATATTATGCATTAAGCTTTTTTCTAATATATTTTATTGTTATAGTTATATACTTTAATAAAGTATATCTGAAAAATAAATATAAAATAGATTTTTTTGAAGAAAAATAGTAAAATATATAAAATTATCATAAAAATAATACTAAGGGAGTGATTTTTTTTGAAAAAATTAGGAGTAGCTATTTTATTATTATTCTCATTGCAGTTATTTGGAGAAGGATACGAAGTAAAGAAAAGTAAAAAAGTTACATTGTCAGAACAGCAGATAAATCAGGAAAATAGAGAAATAGAAGCGGGAGTAAAAAATGTTGTAAAAGAAACTTATAAAGTGCTTCTGTCCTCCGTTTCCAATGAAATAGAATCTAGTTTTCAAGCTGAAATAGATACAGAGAAAATGACCAAAAAGGAAAAAGAAGAATTAAAAAAAGTTTCTAAAATCATGGCAGAAAGCTATTCGAAACTTTTTGCTTTAGTAGCTGAAACAACAGAAATTAAAGTGAAAAAGATAGAATATTTGTCAAATTCAAAAGTAAACGTAAAATACGAGACAAAAATTATAAATATTGATGAAGTGGATATTAATGATAAAGATGAAAAAGAAATTGAAAAAAGATTTTTGAAAAGATATGGACGTAAATTACCAAAAAATGATAATATAGAAGATGTTTCAAAAATGATGAACATATATATGGAAATATTAAAGGAAAAATTTGACAATGCTAAAAAAGCTAAGAAATATGAAATTGATAATGAAGAAATGGAACTGGAAAAAATTAAAGGGAAATGGACTTCAAAAGAGTTAGAGGAAACTCTTAGAGAGCTTGATAAAGTTATGAAAAAGAAATAATTTTTTGGAACAGCAGAAGCTGTTCTTTTTTTGATAATTAATAATATTGAATTATAAATCACTTGTTTTTTAAAATTTTTCAGGGTATACTTTTAATAGGAACAAACTTTCAAAAAAATGAAAATTTAAAATGAAAAATACGAGGAAGGAAAATAAAAAAATGAACAAAAAAGAACAGGCTATGCTTTCTATTGCAAGAGAAATAGTTTTTTTAGAAGTCGGAGAAAGAATTCCTTCCATAATTGAATACTCTCAAAAATATAATATTTCAGTAGGATTAATTCAGAAAGCACTTATGTCATTGCAGGAAGAGGGGGCGCTTGAAATTGAAAGAAGGGGCGTACTCGGTTCATATATAAAAAAAATTAATAATGAGATACTTATGGAAAAAAGTGTTTTCGGTTCTCTTGTAGGAGTGATGCCGCTTCCATATTCCAAAAGGTACGAAGGACTTGCAACGGGAATAAAAAATAATTTTGAAAATTATAAGGTGAACTTTTATTTTGCATATATGAGCGGTTCAGAGGTAAGACTGAATCTTCTAAGAAAAGGGATTTACGATTTTGCAATAGTTTCGAGACTTGCGTATGAAATTGAAAAGGAAAAGTGTGATGATATTGAGGTAATATTTGGGTTCGGAGAGAAAAGTTATGTCTCAAGGCATGTGCTGCTGAAAGCGGCAGGAATAGGAAAAATAAGGAAAATAGGTGTAGATAAAAATTCTGAAGATCAGAAGTATATGACAAGGGAATGTATAACATCAAAAGATTGCGAATATATTGAGATTAATTATAATGAAACATTAAAACTGTTAAAAAACAATATAGTTGATGCAATTATATGGAATTATGATGAAATTGAAGAAAAGCAGATAAAAATAGACTATGAAGAATTACCAAATAAAGAGGTTTTAAATAAGGCAAATGAAGCAGTTCTTGTAATAAAAAAACAGAATCAAATGTTAAGAAAATTAACAGAAAAAATTATAAATGTGGAATATATAGGAGAAATACAGAAAAAAGTACTGGAAAATAAGATGTTACCAGCTTATTAGTAATTACTTATTAATATTTATTTTGTATAGTTAAATGATTTTAATTTAAATATTCAATTTTTTGAAAATTTAAAGAAAACAGTATGGGAGGTTAGAAAATTGGATAAAGAAAATCTGGCTTTCAGATTAGGGATTTTAAAGGAAGCAGGTGTAATAAATGAAAGAATTTATGATAAACTTACACTTCTGATAAAATATCTGTATGAAAAATGGAAAATCAGTCTGACAGAAAGCAATGGAGGAATGTTTATAACTCATTTGTCGATGGCACTAAAGAGAATTGAAGAAAATGAAAAAGTCAGCAATATCGATGAAAGAGTTTTTCAGGAAGTTCTGAAATCTGAAAAACTGGAAGAAATTAAGGAAATTTATAATGATATTGAAAAAAATGTATTTATTGAAAAACTGCCTGAAGAAGAAAAAAAATATATTTTAGTAAATTTATTATTAATAAAGGAAAATAAATAAAAGGAAAGGAGGAAACAGATGAAGATAGTAGTAGGAGGACAGATAGACAAGGAAAATGTCGCAGAAATAATAAAAAAATATATTCCTGAGGCTGAAATAATTATAAAAAGTGATATTGATGCAGCTATGGATGTAAAGATGGGAAATGTTGACTATTATTTTGGAGCATGTAATACAGGTGGTGGCGGAGCACTTGCAATGGCCATTGCCATAGCGGGAGCTGACAAGTGTGCTACTCTTGCAATGCCGGGAAATATTCTGGAGGAAGAAAAAATAAAAGATGAAGTGAAGGCAGGAAAAGTGGCATTTGGATTTACCCCACAGTCGGCAGAGCAGGTTATAAAAATAGTTGCTGAGTGTATAAAGTAAATAAGGAACATTAGCGTCATCTTAATATTTTTGATTCTGTTTTGATAAAATTATAAATTAAATTTGAAATACGATGAAATTAAGGAGGAACGAGATGGAGAAATTTTTAGTCAGTGCGTTATTAAGTGGATTTGCTTCAATATTGGCAAATCTTGGAGTTGCAGTATTTAATGATGGATTAAGACCGATGCTGCCTGAATATCTGGAAGGAAGAATGGACAGAAAGGCACTCGCGGCAACAAGTTTTGCATTATCATTTGGGCTGGTAATAGGTTTTGGAATTCCGTTTTCCATAGGATCAACTATAATATTAATACACAGCATATTGCTTGGAACGGACATAATCGGAACATCTACACCAAGAAATAACAAGGGACTTGTACTTGCCGGAGTAATAGGGGCTCTGTATGGTATGGGACTTGTTTTTGGTCTTGAAAAGATTGTAGAAGTATTCAGCAAAATGCCTATTGATTTTCTGCCAAGCCTTGCAAAAGTAGGTTCTCCAATAATTGTAGGATTTTCAGTGTTTCCGGCGTTGGTGACAGGTTATCAGTATGGAACAAAAAAAGGTGCATTAACACTGGTGATTACATTGCTTGTAAGACAGATTGCGGCGGTATTTGGTAAAATACCTATTGCTGAAAATGTGAAAATTACTTTAAATCCTGACGGAATGGCTCTTCTTGTAGCAGTTATTGTAATGCTGTTCTTTGCGATAACTGATAAAAATACTGAAAAGACAAATTCTAACGAAATGCTTGTGGGAATATTTTCAGCAAGGGTTGCCAGAGTTAAGAAAAATATAATACCTCTTTCAATCATGGGTGGACTTATAGCAGCCGCATGCAGTTTAAGACTTGTGGCAGGAGATCCTATATCATTGAAATTATTGGCTTCAACGTTGAAGGATACAGCAGGAGGAGATTCAAAGACTTTTGAAGCAGGACTTGTAGCCCTTGCAAGAAGTATAGGATTTGTACCATTGGTTGCAACAACTGCAATAACTACGGGAGTATACGGACCTGCAGGAATGACATTGGTATTTGTAGTAGGAATATTCATAAAAAATCCGGTTATTTCCTTTATAGTGGGAGCTGGAATTTTAGCAATCGAAATATTATTACTTGAATTAATAGCTAAAAGCCTTGACAGATTTCCAGGTGTTAAGGCATGCGGAGATCAGATAAGAACAGCCATGACAAAAGTCCTTGAAGTTTCGCTGCTTGTTGGAGGAATGATAGCAGCTAATGAAATGGCAGGGTCAACAGGACTGGGATTCCTATTTGTAGGTGGATTCTATCTTTTAAATAAAACTTCTAAAAAACCTCTGGTTGATATGGCTGTAGGGCCTGTGGCAACAATTGCCTTTGGAATTATACTGAATATACTGTTTATTCTTCACTTGTATGTTCCGGTAGCTGCAAAATAATGTAATCTGAAGCTGTCTCAAAAAGAAAACTTAAAAATCAATGTAAAAACTATATTTTGAATTATTTAAAATTTTACAATATAAAACAGGAAATGAATTTAGGAAAAGTCATCTGTCCGAGCTTTTAGGCGAGTTTTTTACTTTTCCTTAATGAATGACTGTTTTATATGAGTAAAATTTTAGTAAATGAATAAATATAGTTTATATATATTGCATTTGTATTTTTGCTATTTTGAGACAGCCTCGTTTTCATTAGTTATATCTAAAGGGAAAGGAGAAAATAATGTTAAAAGATGGATATACTCTGATGCACGAACATATTTTTATAGATTTATCGGGAGTGAAAAAACTTGATGACTGCAGGCTTGACTGTAAAGATGAAACAATTGAAGAATTTAAGGAACTTTATAAAAATGGAGTAAGGAATATAACAGAAGTCACTAATATAGGTATGGGAAGAGATATAAACTATATAAGGGAAGTTTCTAAAAAGTCAGGAATAAATGTCATATGTGCTACAGGTTTTTATAAGGAACCTTTCTATCCAGAATTTGTTTATGAAAAAAATGAGAAGGCACTTTCAGAAATAATGAAGAAGGAAATTCTGGAAGGAATAGATGAGACAGGGACTAAGGCAGGAATAATAGGGGAGATAGGTTCGAGTAAGGACAAAATAACAGAAACCGAACTTAAAGTTTTTAAATCTGCCATAATTACACATCTTGAAACAGGAATTCCAATAACTACTCACACATCTTTAGGAACAATG
Coding sequences:
- a CDS encoding YbgA family protein; the encoded protein is MRQKDIRRECEELWAKNKYYVLSKSQKAYLEIREYLKEKELDVLYLNEKIQEARDMKESKKDFRNAILHIWGYFKKKASTIEKQALFNILNEYMEGKNNQDVVIEYINTLLKRYPNEYLEKSILLTGEKYETMA
- a CDS encoding DUF2620 domain-containing protein is translated as MKIVVGGQIDKENVAEIIKKYIPEAEIIIKSDIDAAMDVKMGNVDYYFGACNTGGGGALAMAIAIAGADKCATLAMPGNILEEEKIKDEVKAGKVAFGFTPQSAEQVIKIVAECIK
- a CDS encoding RAMP superfamily CRISPR-associated protein encodes the protein MFEIEIKLKTKSSCLIGNQTESFSVGGVDQATTIDENGKPVIHGSSFKGALRNIVREKEKEEGKMIETKKYVKLLIEETLKKYENISKTEKIDKILSNLEEKAKNSKAEYIFGMEGLNGMPRLFCSDFRVLEGKDEQENDYFLIETKNNLEEKDGKIFSNPRTYRVVKPEIMFKGVIRFQNPFFRGSKEELEELAKIKEELKEAIMEFNSGFYGIGNSKSRGYGQIEVEIVK
- a CDS encoding TIGR02328 family protein, translated to MRLWHEKIIHLLPKNQLLGQHRECCALRGNGWKKKHKTVDYVFSYSPYHLFIYHVLVMEEMEKRGYNVSEEWKDKNYRGKNAVKYDNLKEEIIDSPIYKEHNIEYLADCIENLRNKGIQLKV
- a CDS encoding YhfT family protein produces the protein MEKFLVSALLSGFASILANLGVAVFNDGLRPMLPEYLEGRMDRKALAATSFALSFGLVIGFGIPFSIGSTIILIHSILLGTDIIGTSTPRNNKGLVLAGVIGALYGMGLVFGLEKIVEVFSKMPIDFLPSLAKVGSPIIVGFSVFPALVTGYQYGTKKGALTLVITLLVRQIAAVFGKIPIAENVKITLNPDGMALLVAVIVMLFFAITDKNTEKTNSNEMLVGIFSARVARVKKNIIPLSIMGGLIAAACSLRLVAGDPISLKLLASTLKDTAGGDSKTFEAGLVALARSIGFVPLVATTAITTGVYGPAGMTLVFVVGIFIKNPVISFIVGAGILAIEILLLELIAKSLDRFPGVKACGDQIRTAMTKVLEVSLLVGGMIAANEMAGSTGLGFLFVGGFYLLNKTSKKPLVDMAVGPVATIAFGIILNILFILHLYVPVAAK
- the yhfZ gene encoding GntR family transcriptional regulator YhfZ, which gives rise to MNKKEQAMLSIAREIVFLEVGERIPSIIEYSQKYNISVGLIQKALMSLQEEGALEIERRGVLGSYIKKINNEILMEKSVFGSLVGVMPLPYSKRYEGLATGIKNNFENYKVNFYFAYMSGSEVRLNLLRKGIYDFAIVSRLAYEIEKEKCDDIEVIFGFGEKSYVSRHVLLKAAGIGKIRKIGVDKNSEDQKYMTRECITSKDCEYIEINYNETLKLLKNNIVDAIIWNYDEIEEKQIKIDYEELPNKEVLNKANEAVLVIKKQNQMLRKLTEKIINVEYIGEIQKKVLENKMLPAY
- a CDS encoding phosphotriesterase, encoding MLKDGYTLMHEHIFIDLSGVKKLDDCRLDCKDETIEEFKELYKNGVRNITEVTNIGMGRDINYIREVSKKSGINVICATGFYKEPFYPEFVYEKNEKALSEIMKKEILEGIDETGTKAGIIGEIGSSKDKITETELKVFKSAIITHLETGIPITTHTSLGTMGHEQVKLFKEYKVNLDKIVIGHVDLSGNTEYILKMLYDGVYVEFDTIGKNNYLLDDIRVEMLKEIEKRELIDRVFLSMDITRKSNMKYSGGIGYNYIFEVFLPKLREAGIKESSIEKMLKTNPENFYK
- a CDS encoding PRD domain-containing protein encodes the protein MDKENLAFRLGILKEAGVINERIYDKLTLLIKYLYEKWKISLTESNGGMFITHLSMALKRIEENEKVSNIDERVFQEVLKSEKLEEIKEIYNDIEKNVFIEKLPEEEKKYILVNLLLIKENK